One Megalops cyprinoides isolate fMegCyp1 chromosome 23, fMegCyp1.pri, whole genome shotgun sequence genomic region harbors:
- the LOC118770772 gene encoding zinc finger protein 271-like isoform X1 codes for MDSQYTSENAKTDSSLPLSSLHLLVPPLRLVSAAMWQVVQQRDMVHYGKLEEFVTLVTDVFPELLSDRQRAQMILGLQAKEVFPAEFGSKYDTALQMLVWESLSRLEQLLPVPDLKEIAAWLSAAPSVLEECVQSVSHLQQLKTLLQHYSSKGHSNMQENNTLSLSLQPSGLVDKTELAEPAAQSEFMHDPLLSLGHASLNSSMGAGCMGHGADHVGMEVELMTSSDISEEEKEGERGAVAGGHGRLVKDAASEMNAVEEEDRETPSETGERGDGFGDGEDKGQEKERDEQRESVETGQTLQDDSAARDRKLDLSTSCLLQQPKVVIHRLSSKDISEHLCSLPPLAVSNGSQGTGSPRRQAEKSLMEELGSPSMQKGQIIIQERKSGVFFIPLQLLPDSAENGNLLDPSSAPSAVIPGEGNTGEAVTVTALLFTCPQCQFVNANEVQLLDHMEKVHPEEYSRLVGPGGKGSGSSSLPGTVRPYTCAQCGRGFRCMSNLKKHQQTHTGARPSCCPQCGKGFRNTSDLRRHQRSHTGERPFQCTQCGKSFASSSDLTRHGRSHSEERPFCCPQCGNSFKSAANLTKHRQTHSTRRQYGCRQCGENFGSLLELSQHRQTHAVRPLHKCPQCEMYFRRRFEMGKHQLTHTDERPFQCAQCGKPFKSEKGLRAHEQTHSERPFQCSRCPRRFSQLQILVKHEQVHAGKRLYPCSKCGENFLSKEEYVNHQKTHREERPYLCSQCGKSFKKKSSLTSHQNSHSGIRPYHCSQCEKTFTVKNALIRHKFIHTGERPYLCSDCGKTFRSLTELLKHQRFHTGERPFHCSRCGKSFTQSCYLTLHLRTHTGERPYHCSYCNKSFACSTQLKRHVVIHTGEKRFQCSECGKSFNRASLLKVHQQAHMGNKI; via the exons ATGGACTCGCAGTACACCTCGGAAAATGCCAAGACAG attcctctctccctctctcctccctgcaccTCTTGGTTCCTCCCCTGCGGCTGGTCTCTGCCGCCATGTGGCAGGTAGTGCAACAGCGAGacatggtgcattatgggaagcTGGAGGAGTTTGTGACATTGGTGACAGATGTGTTCCCGGAGCTGCTGAGTGACAGGCAGCGAGCCCAGATGATTCTGGGGCTGCAGGCAAag GAGGTGTTCCCTGCGGAATTTGGCTCAAAGTATGATACAGCTTTGCAGATGCTGGTTTGGGAGTCACTCTCCaggctggagcagctgctgccagtACCAGACCTCAAGGAG ATTGCAGCGTGGCTCAGTGCTGCCCCATCTGTCTTGGAGGAATGTGTGCAGTCTGTCTCGcatctgcagcagctgaagACCCTCCTCCAGCACTACAGTAGCAAGGGACACTCAAATATGCAAG AGAACAACACCCTCTCTTTGTCCCTGCAACCCTCTGGATTGGTGGATAAAACTGAGCTGGCTGAACCTGCAGCCCAATCAGAGTTCATGCATGACCCCTTGCTGAGTTTGGGCCATGCctctctgaacagcagcatGGGGGCTGGCTGCATGGGGCATGGCGCAGACCACGTAGGAATGGAGGTGGAGTTGATGACAAGTTCAGACATAagtgaggaagagaaagagggggagaggggtgctGTGGCAGGTGGGCATGGCAGGTTAGTGAAAGATGCGGCATCCGAAATGAACGCCGTggaagaggaggacagggagaCACCGTCTGAaactggggagaggggggatggcTTTGGAGATGGAGAGGACAAAGggcaagaaaaagagagggatgaaCAGAGGGAGAGCGTTGAAACGGGTCAGACCCTCCAAGATGACAGTGCAGCCAGAGATAGAAAGCTAGATCTAagcacttcctgtctgcttcAGCAGCCCAAAGTTGTGATTCACAGACTGAGTTCCAAGGACATCTCCGAGCATTTGTGCTCGCTCCCACCCTTGGCGGTCAGCAACGGGTCCCAGGGGACAGGATCTCCgaggagacaggcagagaaatcCCTGATGGAGGAGTTGGGGTCACCGTCAATGCAGAAAGGACAGATCATAATccaggagaggaagagtggTGTCTTTTTCATCCCCCTGCAGCTGCTTCCAGATTCAGCAGAGAATGG AAACCTACTTGACCCATCCAGTGCGCCTTCTGCTGTTATCCCTGGAGAAGGAAATACAG GGGAGGCTGTGACGGTGACGGCCCTGTTATTCACCTGCCCCCAGTGCCAGTTCGTCAATGCGAATGAAGTTCAGCTCCTGGACCACATGGAGAAGGTACACCCAGAGGAGTACAGCAGGCTGGTGGGGCCTGGAGGGAAAGGGTCAGGGAGCTCGTCGCTCCCCGGCACCGTGAGGCCCTACACGTGTGCCCAGTGCGGGAGGGGCTTCAGGTGCATGTCGAACCTGAAGAAGCACCAGCAGACCCACACAGGGGCTCGGCCATCATGCTGTCCCCAATGCGGGAAGGGCTTCCGGAACACGTCGGACCTGAGGAGGCACCAGCGCTCGCACACAGGCGAGCGGCCGTTCCAGTGCACTCAGTGCGGAAAGAGCTTTGCGTCCTCCTCGGACCTCACGAGGCACGGGCGTAGCCACTCTGAGGAGCGCCCCTTCTGCTGTCCCCAGTGCGGGAACAGCTTCAAGTCGGCAGCCAACTTGACGAAGCACAGGCAAACTCACAGTACCAGGCGGCAGTATGGGTGCAGGCAGTGCGGCGAGAACTTTGGCTCCCTCCTGGAGCTCTCACAGCACCGGCAGACCCACGCGGTGAGGCCCCTCCACAAGTGCCCCCAGTGTGAGATGTACTTCCGGCGGCGCTTTGAGATGGGGAAGCAtcagctgacacacacagacgagCGGCCGTTCCAGTGCGCGCAGTGCGGGAAGCCATTCAAGTCTGAGAAGGGGCTGCGGGCCCATGAGCAGACCCACTCCGAGCGCCCATTCCAGTGCTCCCGCTGTCCAAGGAGATTTTCTCAGCTACAGATCCTGGTGAAACATGAGCAGGTTCACGCAGGCAAAAGACTGTACCCTTGCTCCAAATGTGGGGAGAATTTCCTCTCCAAGGAAGAATACGTGAACCACCAGAAAacccacagagaggagagaccatACCTTTGCTCCCAGTGCGGAAAGAGTTTTAAGAAAAAGTCCTCTCTGACATCGCATCAGAATTCACATTCTGGGATAAGGCCGTACCATTGCTCACAGTGTGAGAAGACTTTTACTGTGAAAAATGCCCTGATCAGACACAAGTTTattcacacaggggagagacCATACCTTTGCTCTGACTGTGGGAAGACTTTTCGTTCCCTGACAGAACTTCTGAAACACCAGCGATTCCATACAGGGGAACGCCCATTCCACTGTTCACggtgtgggaagagcttcacTCAGTCATGTTATCTGACTTTACACCTGCGAACTCACACTGGAGAGAGACCTTATCACTGTTCTTATTGTAATAAAAGTTTTGCTTGCTCCACTCAGCTGAAGAGACATGTTGTAATTCACACTGGGGAGAAACGGTTCCAGTGTTCTGAGTGTGGAAAGAGTTTTAATCGGGCATCCCTTTTGAAAGTGCACCAACAGGCTCATATGGGGAATAAGATATGA
- the LOC118770772 gene encoding zinc finger protein 345-like isoform X3 — translation MLSIFIFQEVFPAEFGSKYDTALQMLVWESLSRLEQLLPVPDLKEIAAWLSAAPSVLEECVQSVSHLQQLKTLLQHYSSKGHSNMQENNTLSLSLQPSGLVDKTELAEPAAQSEFMHDPLLSLGHASLNSSMGAGCMGHGADHVGMEVELMTSSDISEEEKEGERGAVAGGHGRLVKDAASEMNAVEEEDRETPSETGERGDGFGDGEDKGQEKERDEQRESVETGQTLQDDSAARDRKLDLSTSCLLQQPKVVIHRLSSKDISEHLCSLPPLAVSNGSQGTGSPRRQAEKSLMEELGSPSMQKGQIIIQERKSGVFFIPLQLLPDSAENGNLLDPSSAPSAVIPGEGNTGEAVTVTALLFTCPQCQFVNANEVQLLDHMEKVHPEEYSRLVGPGGKGSGSSSLPGTVRPYTCAQCGRGFRCMSNLKKHQQTHTGARPSCCPQCGKGFRNTSDLRRHQRSHTGERPFQCTQCGKSFASSSDLTRHGRSHSEERPFCCPQCGNSFKSAANLTKHRQTHSTRRQYGCRQCGENFGSLLELSQHRQTHAVRPLHKCPQCEMYFRRRFEMGKHQLTHTDERPFQCAQCGKPFKSEKGLRAHEQTHSERPFQCSRCPRRFSQLQILVKHEQVHAGKRLYPCSKCGENFLSKEEYVNHQKTHREERPYLCSQCGKSFKKKSSLTSHQNSHSGIRPYHCSQCEKTFTVKNALIRHKFIHTGERPYLCSDCGKTFRSLTELLKHQRFHTGERPFHCSRCGKSFTQSCYLTLHLRTHTGERPYHCSYCNKSFACSTQLKRHVVIHTGEKRFQCSECGKSFNRASLLKVHQQAHMGNKI, via the exons ATGCTCTCCATCTTCATCTTCCAGGAGGTGTTCCCTGCGGAATTTGGCTCAAAGTATGATACAGCTTTGCAGATGCTGGTTTGGGAGTCACTCTCCaggctggagcagctgctgccagtACCAGACCTCAAGGAG ATTGCAGCGTGGCTCAGTGCTGCCCCATCTGTCTTGGAGGAATGTGTGCAGTCTGTCTCGcatctgcagcagctgaagACCCTCCTCCAGCACTACAGTAGCAAGGGACACTCAAATATGCAAG AGAACAACACCCTCTCTTTGTCCCTGCAACCCTCTGGATTGGTGGATAAAACTGAGCTGGCTGAACCTGCAGCCCAATCAGAGTTCATGCATGACCCCTTGCTGAGTTTGGGCCATGCctctctgaacagcagcatGGGGGCTGGCTGCATGGGGCATGGCGCAGACCACGTAGGAATGGAGGTGGAGTTGATGACAAGTTCAGACATAagtgaggaagagaaagagggggagaggggtgctGTGGCAGGTGGGCATGGCAGGTTAGTGAAAGATGCGGCATCCGAAATGAACGCCGTggaagaggaggacagggagaCACCGTCTGAaactggggagaggggggatggcTTTGGAGATGGAGAGGACAAAGggcaagaaaaagagagggatgaaCAGAGGGAGAGCGTTGAAACGGGTCAGACCCTCCAAGATGACAGTGCAGCCAGAGATAGAAAGCTAGATCTAagcacttcctgtctgcttcAGCAGCCCAAAGTTGTGATTCACAGACTGAGTTCCAAGGACATCTCCGAGCATTTGTGCTCGCTCCCACCCTTGGCGGTCAGCAACGGGTCCCAGGGGACAGGATCTCCgaggagacaggcagagaaatcCCTGATGGAGGAGTTGGGGTCACCGTCAATGCAGAAAGGACAGATCATAATccaggagaggaagagtggTGTCTTTTTCATCCCCCTGCAGCTGCTTCCAGATTCAGCAGAGAATGG AAACCTACTTGACCCATCCAGTGCGCCTTCTGCTGTTATCCCTGGAGAAGGAAATACAG GGGAGGCTGTGACGGTGACGGCCCTGTTATTCACCTGCCCCCAGTGCCAGTTCGTCAATGCGAATGAAGTTCAGCTCCTGGACCACATGGAGAAGGTACACCCAGAGGAGTACAGCAGGCTGGTGGGGCCTGGAGGGAAAGGGTCAGGGAGCTCGTCGCTCCCCGGCACCGTGAGGCCCTACACGTGTGCCCAGTGCGGGAGGGGCTTCAGGTGCATGTCGAACCTGAAGAAGCACCAGCAGACCCACACAGGGGCTCGGCCATCATGCTGTCCCCAATGCGGGAAGGGCTTCCGGAACACGTCGGACCTGAGGAGGCACCAGCGCTCGCACACAGGCGAGCGGCCGTTCCAGTGCACTCAGTGCGGAAAGAGCTTTGCGTCCTCCTCGGACCTCACGAGGCACGGGCGTAGCCACTCTGAGGAGCGCCCCTTCTGCTGTCCCCAGTGCGGGAACAGCTTCAAGTCGGCAGCCAACTTGACGAAGCACAGGCAAACTCACAGTACCAGGCGGCAGTATGGGTGCAGGCAGTGCGGCGAGAACTTTGGCTCCCTCCTGGAGCTCTCACAGCACCGGCAGACCCACGCGGTGAGGCCCCTCCACAAGTGCCCCCAGTGTGAGATGTACTTCCGGCGGCGCTTTGAGATGGGGAAGCAtcagctgacacacacagacgagCGGCCGTTCCAGTGCGCGCAGTGCGGGAAGCCATTCAAGTCTGAGAAGGGGCTGCGGGCCCATGAGCAGACCCACTCCGAGCGCCCATTCCAGTGCTCCCGCTGTCCAAGGAGATTTTCTCAGCTACAGATCCTGGTGAAACATGAGCAGGTTCACGCAGGCAAAAGACTGTACCCTTGCTCCAAATGTGGGGAGAATTTCCTCTCCAAGGAAGAATACGTGAACCACCAGAAAacccacagagaggagagaccatACCTTTGCTCCCAGTGCGGAAAGAGTTTTAAGAAAAAGTCCTCTCTGACATCGCATCAGAATTCACATTCTGGGATAAGGCCGTACCATTGCTCACAGTGTGAGAAGACTTTTACTGTGAAAAATGCCCTGATCAGACACAAGTTTattcacacaggggagagacCATACCTTTGCTCTGACTGTGGGAAGACTTTTCGTTCCCTGACAGAACTTCTGAAACACCAGCGATTCCATACAGGGGAACGCCCATTCCACTGTTCACggtgtgggaagagcttcacTCAGTCATGTTATCTGACTTTACACCTGCGAACTCACACTGGAGAGAGACCTTATCACTGTTCTTATTGTAATAAAAGTTTTGCTTGCTCCACTCAGCTGAAGAGACATGTTGTAATTCACACTGGGGAGAAACGGTTCCAGTGTTCTGAGTGTGGAAAGAGTTTTAATCGGGCATCCCTTTTGAAAGTGCACCAACAGGCTCATATGGGGAATAAGATATGA
- the LOC118770772 gene encoding zinc finger protein 271-like isoform X2 has translation MDSQYTSENAKTDSSLPLSSLHLLVPPLRLVSAAMWQVVQQRDMVHYGKLEEFVTLVTDVFPELLSDRQRAQMILGLQAKIAAWLSAAPSVLEECVQSVSHLQQLKTLLQHYSSKGHSNMQENNTLSLSLQPSGLVDKTELAEPAAQSEFMHDPLLSLGHASLNSSMGAGCMGHGADHVGMEVELMTSSDISEEEKEGERGAVAGGHGRLVKDAASEMNAVEEEDRETPSETGERGDGFGDGEDKGQEKERDEQRESVETGQTLQDDSAARDRKLDLSTSCLLQQPKVVIHRLSSKDISEHLCSLPPLAVSNGSQGTGSPRRQAEKSLMEELGSPSMQKGQIIIQERKSGVFFIPLQLLPDSAENGNLLDPSSAPSAVIPGEGNTGEAVTVTALLFTCPQCQFVNANEVQLLDHMEKVHPEEYSRLVGPGGKGSGSSSLPGTVRPYTCAQCGRGFRCMSNLKKHQQTHTGARPSCCPQCGKGFRNTSDLRRHQRSHTGERPFQCTQCGKSFASSSDLTRHGRSHSEERPFCCPQCGNSFKSAANLTKHRQTHSTRRQYGCRQCGENFGSLLELSQHRQTHAVRPLHKCPQCEMYFRRRFEMGKHQLTHTDERPFQCAQCGKPFKSEKGLRAHEQTHSERPFQCSRCPRRFSQLQILVKHEQVHAGKRLYPCSKCGENFLSKEEYVNHQKTHREERPYLCSQCGKSFKKKSSLTSHQNSHSGIRPYHCSQCEKTFTVKNALIRHKFIHTGERPYLCSDCGKTFRSLTELLKHQRFHTGERPFHCSRCGKSFTQSCYLTLHLRTHTGERPYHCSYCNKSFACSTQLKRHVVIHTGEKRFQCSECGKSFNRASLLKVHQQAHMGNKI, from the exons ATGGACTCGCAGTACACCTCGGAAAATGCCAAGACAG attcctctctccctctctcctccctgcaccTCTTGGTTCCTCCCCTGCGGCTGGTCTCTGCCGCCATGTGGCAGGTAGTGCAACAGCGAGacatggtgcattatgggaagcTGGAGGAGTTTGTGACATTGGTGACAGATGTGTTCCCGGAGCTGCTGAGTGACAGGCAGCGAGCCCAGATGATTCTGGGGCTGCAGGCAAag ATTGCAGCGTGGCTCAGTGCTGCCCCATCTGTCTTGGAGGAATGTGTGCAGTCTGTCTCGcatctgcagcagctgaagACCCTCCTCCAGCACTACAGTAGCAAGGGACACTCAAATATGCAAG AGAACAACACCCTCTCTTTGTCCCTGCAACCCTCTGGATTGGTGGATAAAACTGAGCTGGCTGAACCTGCAGCCCAATCAGAGTTCATGCATGACCCCTTGCTGAGTTTGGGCCATGCctctctgaacagcagcatGGGGGCTGGCTGCATGGGGCATGGCGCAGACCACGTAGGAATGGAGGTGGAGTTGATGACAAGTTCAGACATAagtgaggaagagaaagagggggagaggggtgctGTGGCAGGTGGGCATGGCAGGTTAGTGAAAGATGCGGCATCCGAAATGAACGCCGTggaagaggaggacagggagaCACCGTCTGAaactggggagaggggggatggcTTTGGAGATGGAGAGGACAAAGggcaagaaaaagagagggatgaaCAGAGGGAGAGCGTTGAAACGGGTCAGACCCTCCAAGATGACAGTGCAGCCAGAGATAGAAAGCTAGATCTAagcacttcctgtctgcttcAGCAGCCCAAAGTTGTGATTCACAGACTGAGTTCCAAGGACATCTCCGAGCATTTGTGCTCGCTCCCACCCTTGGCGGTCAGCAACGGGTCCCAGGGGACAGGATCTCCgaggagacaggcagagaaatcCCTGATGGAGGAGTTGGGGTCACCGTCAATGCAGAAAGGACAGATCATAATccaggagaggaagagtggTGTCTTTTTCATCCCCCTGCAGCTGCTTCCAGATTCAGCAGAGAATGG AAACCTACTTGACCCATCCAGTGCGCCTTCTGCTGTTATCCCTGGAGAAGGAAATACAG GGGAGGCTGTGACGGTGACGGCCCTGTTATTCACCTGCCCCCAGTGCCAGTTCGTCAATGCGAATGAAGTTCAGCTCCTGGACCACATGGAGAAGGTACACCCAGAGGAGTACAGCAGGCTGGTGGGGCCTGGAGGGAAAGGGTCAGGGAGCTCGTCGCTCCCCGGCACCGTGAGGCCCTACACGTGTGCCCAGTGCGGGAGGGGCTTCAGGTGCATGTCGAACCTGAAGAAGCACCAGCAGACCCACACAGGGGCTCGGCCATCATGCTGTCCCCAATGCGGGAAGGGCTTCCGGAACACGTCGGACCTGAGGAGGCACCAGCGCTCGCACACAGGCGAGCGGCCGTTCCAGTGCACTCAGTGCGGAAAGAGCTTTGCGTCCTCCTCGGACCTCACGAGGCACGGGCGTAGCCACTCTGAGGAGCGCCCCTTCTGCTGTCCCCAGTGCGGGAACAGCTTCAAGTCGGCAGCCAACTTGACGAAGCACAGGCAAACTCACAGTACCAGGCGGCAGTATGGGTGCAGGCAGTGCGGCGAGAACTTTGGCTCCCTCCTGGAGCTCTCACAGCACCGGCAGACCCACGCGGTGAGGCCCCTCCACAAGTGCCCCCAGTGTGAGATGTACTTCCGGCGGCGCTTTGAGATGGGGAAGCAtcagctgacacacacagacgagCGGCCGTTCCAGTGCGCGCAGTGCGGGAAGCCATTCAAGTCTGAGAAGGGGCTGCGGGCCCATGAGCAGACCCACTCCGAGCGCCCATTCCAGTGCTCCCGCTGTCCAAGGAGATTTTCTCAGCTACAGATCCTGGTGAAACATGAGCAGGTTCACGCAGGCAAAAGACTGTACCCTTGCTCCAAATGTGGGGAGAATTTCCTCTCCAAGGAAGAATACGTGAACCACCAGAAAacccacagagaggagagaccatACCTTTGCTCCCAGTGCGGAAAGAGTTTTAAGAAAAAGTCCTCTCTGACATCGCATCAGAATTCACATTCTGGGATAAGGCCGTACCATTGCTCACAGTGTGAGAAGACTTTTACTGTGAAAAATGCCCTGATCAGACACAAGTTTattcacacaggggagagacCATACCTTTGCTCTGACTGTGGGAAGACTTTTCGTTCCCTGACAGAACTTCTGAAACACCAGCGATTCCATACAGGGGAACGCCCATTCCACTGTTCACggtgtgggaagagcttcacTCAGTCATGTTATCTGACTTTACACCTGCGAACTCACACTGGAGAGAGACCTTATCACTGTTCTTATTGTAATAAAAGTTTTGCTTGCTCCACTCAGCTGAAGAGACATGTTGTAATTCACACTGGGGAGAAACGGTTCCAGTGTTCTGAGTGTGGAAAGAGTTTTAATCGGGCATCCCTTTTGAAAGTGCACCAACAGGCTCATATGGGGAATAAGATATGA